CAGTACGAATTTATAAGATAATACAAACTGAATACATGGAAATGCTCCGAAGACACAAGAAATCATCCAGAACATCTGAGAGATAAAAGGGAAGGAAGGAAAACATTTGCTCAATCTTTCCAGCCTCCAGTCGGACAGAAATACCTCATTAACTACTAATAAACTCATTTACCTTAGCAGCTCGGTTTTATCACCATATCAAGTTGTATATTGTAAAGATGCTGATTATTTCAGGTAGATGATGGGCTAGTTACTCATATATGTAGATTTTGAATGTCATTTTGAATGTTTATGTCATCTTGTTTTACTATTTAGTATTAATGATAAACATTTTCCTTCTTTTGCACTTGTGCCCTATTCTAGGTGCTTGCAGGGTCTTCTTTGGGCCCTTTTCTGGGGTGTGCAGGTTTGTGTCAGTGTTTCTCGAGTCTTCATTGCAGCTCATTTCCCACATCAAGTCATTGCAGGAGTTGTTTCGGGTCAGTTGCATTGGATGTTTCTCACATTAGTCTCCCTTTCGAAACTTACTTCTTAAGTAATTGTTCACTTTCACTACACAGGAATCGCTGTGGCCAAGGCTTTTAATAGAGTGTCCTGGATCTATTCAGCAAGCTTGAAGAGTTATGTGCACACCATCCTCAGTCTTGTGTTTATTGTGCTGGGGCTTTATGCATTGTTGGATGCTGCTTCAATAGACCCCTACTGGAGCTTAATGAAGGCACAGAAGTGGTGCATTCAGCCTGAATGGGTCCATCTGGACACCACACCTTTCGCTGGCCTCCTCCGCAACACCGGGGTCCTGTTCGGCCTAGGGCTGAGCCTCCATTTGCCTATTCATGGTGATCTGCAAAGAAACAGGAACTTTGGAAACAGCGCCGTTTACAGGCTGACCTGCACAGCAGCAACACTGCCACTTCTGAGCCTCTTAGACTCCTTCAGACCTCCCACAAGCACTCGAGCGCTCTTCTATACACTGTCTTTCTGGAAGAGCGCCACTGTGCCTCTAACCACAATAAGTTTTGTACCTTACTGCATAAGCACATTAGCAAATGTATACCACAGAATGAAAGCATATTAAACTCGGAAAACACATGCTGAGATTTTAAGTCTGCCTTTAAGTCTATATTAGCCATTTCCCTCACTTAGTTTGTTTTAAAATCTTTCAATgtaagtattataaaaaaaaaaaaaaaaaaaaaaaagattacttgaTATGTCTTGATTTTAATGTATGCAAACTGAATTAAgcagagatatcatcaggaataTTCAATGTtgcatgtgaccctggagcacaaaacccaTCTTAAGTCACTTTGTtatatttgaagcaatagccaaaaatatattgtatgggtcacaattattgaattttcttttattccaaaaattattaggatattaaggtaaagatcatgttccatgaaaatattttgtaaaattccttacgtaaatatatataaactacatttttgattaattaacaaaaatttacactggttttgtggtccagggtcacatatatataatgtaaaatattatatagagcaatacataatataaatgtgtCATGATGAAAAGAGATCAAAGagctataattatataatttagatatatttatgccgtgatatatttttgtttcatcatttttctaattatttgtttgtgtttttattagttttttgtttgtttgtttgtttgtgttttatcaAACTTATAATAAACTGTTCAATGACAGGTTTagttgtgacaacttgccccatataatgtgacaacatgcccctcTATAATAGACAAATGCTGTCCAATGTGCCTAAAGAGACactgataaagaaataataaaccaATGCTGAAAGAAATTATTAATcaaactgtttattattattattgatcttGAACAACTGTTTATAATAGCAGGAAAATATATACTACACAACTGGTTGTATGAAATATGCTACAGTCTAAAAGCAATATCAAGTGTTaatctattataattattttaagaaatgcacAGTGTATTAAACAAATCTGTTTACAGAGACCTTAAAAAATTCAAAGTCACGATGAAAAGCATTAAAATAGGCTGACATGTGTTCATCAGACACAGTGACATTAGTTCCGCCATCGAGCGACAGAACAACTAAGTTACCACAGGAACTGGACGACGTTAATTATATCTCTTTTCTTTGTGTTTTACCTGATACACTTTTATAATCGGCTGAAAATAGGGTGATCGTACATAAATCGTCCACGTCTGTTTAAAACAATGGTTACTTCCTCGTCTTTATCATTTTCCGTGAGACCCTTACATTAGAATTCTGTACCGGAAGTGGAGAGTGTAAACAGACCACGCGCGCAGTCATGACCCGTGACTGTCAGTGATGAAGCAGTGTTTCCTTGCACCACATGAATGTTTCCCTCACTTCCACAGGGATGCATCACTAAAGCGGCCTTCGACGGGTTTCGGCGATCTAACTGCATTCGGAAATCCAGCCGGAGTCAGAGCTCGTGAATCTTCCGCGGAGAAGCGCGATGCCGCGGCGCAAGGTACGACTGCATCCGACAGGCCATCATCGTGCGCAGCCTCGCGCACCTGCGTGCTCATGTAGCAGTCTTCACCTGctcgctacacacacacacacacacacacaaaaagtattgGGACACCCCTCTCTAATGAACTTCAATTTCAAATGTACACATCTCAAAGTGTAAGCATTATAATGGGGAAATGTGTTTACACAGGATCCTTTTTTATTCTAACATGATAATTCCTTTGTGTATAAGTCAAGATTCAAAAGAGAAATGATTGATTCAGTCAGTGTGAAGGTCTTGACTGCCCTGTGGAAAGATGAACACCTCTGGTCAGTCTTTAAATGCAGATTTTGAGCCAAAAACTCATCACCAAACACCAATGACTTGCACATGAACTATAGGGACAAAAGTATTGGGACCCCCCACAGTAAAGGGCACTTCCAAAACTGTGGCAACAAATATGGAAACATAATTCATGTGTTCAGAAATAGTATTTCCATCTCTGTTCCAACAGTTTTGAAAGTGTCTAAATTGAGTTTACTCATGTACAAGTCTTTAATGTTTGGTGATGAGTTTTTGGCTCAAGGTCTGCATTTGAAGTCTCACCAGAAGTGTTCAGCTGGGTTTCTGCACACCAGTCAGGTTCTTCACTCTCACTGAATCAGTCATTTCTCTTTGAACCTTGGTTTATACACAGAGTCGTCACTGTCATGTTAGAGTAGAAAAGGGTCCTGTCCAAACTGTTGCTATAAAATTAGAAGCACACAATTCCCTTGAATATCATTATATgctgaaacattaaaatttgtaCTCATGGAAATTACTAAAGCAGTCAAACCTGTTCATTAGAAGAAGGTGTCCCGATATACTTGTGGGAATATAGTGTACACGCATGACATCCAGCAGTTTGCATGGGGTTACAGTCATCATAAGCCAGTGACTAGTTCAATTGAGTGGAAGTATCAACTGAATGCTCTGTGTAATTACATGATaagagtttatatgtatgtaatGAGTGCATGCACAAAtcatttgtgtttattgttctgtcaattcagacatttgtttttgtgaaaaggcAGAATGTTAAAATAAGGTATTTTTCTCCAAGTCATATAGTAATAATTGCCTTATATCAAGTCATGTATTCTTCTGATAAAGCTGTGTTTACTGACAggagaatatatttttttgatcagTGCTATTAAGATTCAT
The nucleotide sequence above comes from Carassius gibelio isolate Cgi1373 ecotype wild population from Czech Republic chromosome B3, carGib1.2-hapl.c, whole genome shotgun sequence. Encoded proteins:
- the g6pc1b gene encoding glucose-6-phosphatase b — translated: MEVLYGYGISSTLYLQMHYGHAQSWFALVSTMADLRTTFLYFFPIWFHLQSAVGVKLVWVAVVGDWLNLVLKWLMFGERPYWWVKETVYYGNLTVPQIKQFPMTCETGPGSPSGHAMGAAGVYYAMLTSLLTVLQECDPLKRWCLQGLLWALFWGVQVCVSVSRVFIAAHFPHQVIAGVVSGIAVAKAFNRVSWIYSASLKSYVHTILSLVFIVLGLYALLDAASIDPYWSLMKAQKWCIQPEWVHLDTTPFAGLLRNTGVLFGLGLSLHLPIHGDLQRNRNFGNSAVYRLTCTAATLPLLSLLDSFRPPTSTRALFYTLSFWKSATVPLTTISFVPYCISTLANVYHRMKAY